The following nucleotide sequence is from Thunnus albacares chromosome 15, fThuAlb1.1, whole genome shotgun sequence.
cccagagtgatgtccaaataaggaaatgtgcatcatgtagcaggtggatgtgactcccctcattgagacctgctgatagacttaacagcagagcagaggagagagactgagatagcatGTAACCAACCTGtacactggtatttgacatgtttttttttcttcacaaaaacaaataatttttaaaatatttgtatggaacaaatatttgtaaaaaaaaaaaaaaaacaaacccactATTTGTATTTTGCCAAATAACGaatttgtattcgggcacacccctaaaacatagtaaacattatacctgcctCACATCAaagtcattgtgagcatgttagtacGCTGATGTTATCATTTTTGATGTGTTCACAGATCATCCTTTTTGGCAATTAAGACATATCATGTGATGTTTATGTAGAAGGGTTGGTCTCGCCTTCATCTCACTTTTACCTGGCTGGTCACGGCCACTTATGTCACTTCCCCTTTTTGTTAGTATGTTACTTTCCATATAAGGGAAACGCCAACAGCGCAATCAGGCCCCATTCAATTACCATCTGGGCACATTATAAATACTcattgaatacacacacaaagagaagtGTTTTTCCGTCGCGTGCGGCAAAGTGCTAAAGTCCCCGGTGATCAGCTGGCAGACAGGGAGTTCGGTCTTTCTGTTCGAGGTGCAGACAACCCCAGCTTTTGAACACCCAGATCCGTGGGAGACAGTAGATTTCACCTGTAGAAGGGTCCAGTGCAGAGGAGCAGTTGAGCTGCGCCATAATTGGCCGGGGTTATTATGGTAGAGGACAGTTTGCTACTGTTTTGcctatagtttttttttttttaaattgtttttctcttttctttgtttcttttgtttagttatatttagtgttgtttttgcctcttttgGTTTAGTATATTTTGACTGATTGTAGGATTGGTTGATTTGTGTTATCAGACGAGCCCACTGCGCCTGAAGGACCTCGTCAGGTGTATTCGTGCTGTTTCTGTgcccctttttttttagctgtagATACCCGGGCTGTACTGTATGGGGGCTCTAGCCATATGGGTTGTTTATCTGCATgcagataaatatatatatatatatatatatataatataaataactCTTAAATACCTACTTGGCAGatataaactttattatattaACAAATTGGTTTCTGGTTGTATTACaacattactgtcattttttttttttttttttaaattgatccttttaaataaattttgatACAATTGTACTTGAAGCCACGTCTCTGTTTACTTTCTTTAcacttatctgtgtgtgttgacCTGTACAGAGTAGGTGGTCTTGGGGGAAGCCCAGGTTAAGGTGGGCTTAGCCTTACCCTCCAGTTGGGCAGGTCACATTTAGGTTAAATACACTTGTATCTGGAAGGTCCAAAATATAGGGAAGAACAGGGACGGTAGTTGAATCCCTCAAAAACTGTATCTTTAACAGATTCCCTTTTAATGTGTAATGGAAACCTAAAGTGTCAGGTAGGAATAGAGTGACCTTTCTCTCCTTAAGCTTATTCTGTTCAAAAGATGTGGACTGTCAAATAGGTCTTGTGCACTTGTGACAACCATCTCTATTGTGGGGTTGTTTGTACCTGTTATTTTATTGGGAAAAAACAATGTATGCAatcttaaaaatgaattttaaaagtgTAATTTCATGTTGAATGTTCATATATGTGACAACCAACCCTGAAGAGAATGTGACAAGCATCCCCAACTGGGATTTTTTGCTAACTGCAAAAGCTAACAATCACATGTTGTAGCGTATTtaagaaaaaactaaactatAGCTCTCCCTTCATACTTTTTAATggtaatatttgttttattataaacCCATTATGTAAAAACTTAGAGGAGAAACACCTAATAGCtttacattttgacatgaaaaacactgaaagtcCTCTCAATGTCAAGTGAGGAATGACCTAGtaggtgacctctgacctcaatTCTGAAAATTCTAgtgacaacatttttttaacaatgcCCTCTAGGGAGTGACATCCAATGAATGTGACAACCTACCCTGTTCTCCCCTACATACAAGCTACATGGCTGCAATATAAGACGCTATGCAAAAACTTTATTATACATGTTCATGAAGGGGTGGCAAAGAGAAAGTTATTGTCGAAAGGGAAAAACAATGGCTAGTTGAGTTTTCTGGCTTTTAGACTGAATgtaacagctgtaaaacattgCGTAAGCCAAATATTGGACATCAGCAGAAATACACCATCCCCACCATGAAGCCCTGGGGTGCCTGCACGATGTTGCTTCTTTGCAGGAGGCACAACACAAGAAGACTTGtgtaacacacattttatataatGCAGTCTTAAGTATAAATGACTTTAATGTAGATTTAACAACCCCAAACACAGAGCCACAGTTATGTTAATGTAAATCTGTGGGAGTGACCGTGTCAGAGCCCAGCCATCAATCCAACTGATTGTGGCAGGATTGAGAACAGTTGTTCACTCAATGCATCACTTGATTCTTGTGACAAAGTATCTCCTGCATTCAACAGAACTGATGAAAAGATTTTGTCAAATAACCTTGTTGCAAATCTGTCTTCTCAAGTTTCATTCAGTATTCGTATATATTCATTCCATATTCTTAagtttattttaagtatttcCCTTGGACTTCCAGTAAATCCAGTAAATGAATAGACTAAGTGTAAAGACATGCCCACTAATACTCAAAGAAGCACTCCCATTCAACTCACTCTTCCGTTTGAGATATAAAAGAGGAGGCAACGAGACCAGTGGACAGAATCTGCAGCACTGCAGTGATGGAGAATCCATGGAGAAAGATAAACTTCAGACATTTTCTTACTCGCTATGAAATCTTTGGACAAGGTAAGacttttaaaatcaaatgttcTGCAGTGTCTCACACATTTATTACTGGTTTCTTGAGTTATTCCTCGTAATTTTCTCTGACTCATTTCTGACCTtttgattttgaaaatgttaGTGAATGCAGAGCACTATAGAATTTTTAATATATGCTGTACAACCAAGCTTAATGATTGTAGCTTTAAAGTCATATTTATGTAGCTTTTGAAATCCTTGTGTACATTGTGGTATGACTTAAAGTTGAGATTCAATAGAATTCAGATTTCCTGTCGATTATACTGAGCAGCCAagacattattttttatgtaatttcaGAATTTTTCAGACGTAGTTTTTCAATATtttgacaacaaacaaaatgagaatATAGAAACACAATATTTTGTGTGATTTGTCGAAAGCTTTGACCTTCATGAAATACTACATTCTTATGTTATATGATCACAGGTGGATACACTTTTCCAAACTATCGACTGGTTATATTGTGTCTGGGGCTGTTGAACGCTGTTTTGCTGATAACTGCTGTTGCTATTGGGATTAAGTGTGAGTATGACAGTTGACAGGAAGAAAAAGTTTCATTTCCCTCTTCTGTTGAGTTTCTCATCAGTAAGCTAatactgtctcttttttttgactcaaaacAAAAATGGGAATCTGCAAAGACTTTGTGCAAAATGTACAATTATTTCAATATACTTCAGAACAGCTACATTCAATGCAGAGATAATTATGTGGAAACAGTtgttcacattttcatattttgttacTGAGACATCATTATGTTTCCAAAGAGTGTTATTATGTTATGATCTAACAAATTATATCTCATTTTTCGGCCAGTAATTCCTagtttttttaatggaaaaccGTGGAGAAATCAGATAAATGAAATTCATATTCAAAAGTATTTTTCTTCTAAAGAAAAGATTTTcacatatttcttaaaaaaaaacaatgcaataaTAGGCCTATAATTTTCATCTATGTTTGGTAAGTTAagttacaatataaaatatgtctttggATGCACTACTCAGTTTTGACTCAGTTCTTGTTCTCTTTCTCAGGTGCCAAAGTTAAAGAAGCTTCCCTCCAGGTTCCCCACTCAGCTGCAACAGAGCTCATCAATGAGCTGAACTATCTcagcagcaaccacagcaaTGTGATTGAAGCTGAGGAGGAGGCCAAGAAGGCGTTAGAGGCAGCGATCAAAAACCATGAACAACTGAAGTTGCAAATTGAGCAGCAGAAGACCATCAATGATGGTTATCAGAGACAGATGGAGGCACTGCGCACAGAAAAGACAAACCTGCAGACCAATATATCAGCTTTGGGTGAGGCAGAATTGTATTATAGTTTgtaaagacatattttatttaatgtcaactaataaaaacagtttaagTTACAAGAAATATTTTGTATCTCCTAGAGGGAACCTGTGGCAAATGCCTCCCTGGATGGGTTCTTCTCAACACATCCTGCTATTTCTTTTCTTACTCTGAGTCCGGTACTGTCAAAAAGGACTGGAAAGATAGCAGAGCGGACTGTATCAGTCGTGGAGCTGATCTGGTTGTGATCGATAATCAGGAGGAGCAGGTGGGTTGAAAACAGATAAGAGAGAGAGCGTAAAgtatatttcaataaaaatgttgaaatatatatttaaacatttacattttacagttgtcTCTTTAAAAATATCAACTCCTTTGTATGCTCACAGACATTTGTGAGTAACAGCATTGACAGTATGAGAAGTGGCACTGACATGTGGGAGAACGGATTCTGGATCGGTCTCACTGACACAGGGACAGAGGGGATATGGGTCTGGATTAATAATGTCACTGAGGTGGAACAAAGGTGAGAGCTGCAGTATTTTACTCTTAATGCTGTATTAATTATGGATTATTATTGATCTCTTTCATTATTTTGGTGAGGATAAATGATGCCTTATCGTCCCAAATAAAACTATACATAtctatttaattattttgattttcCAAAGGTACTGGATGGGTGGAGAACCAAACAACGGTTACCTGGGAGAGGATTGTGGTGTTACAGTTCCTAGCCCCTCTAATCCCTGGAAAACCCGGTATGATGGAAACTGCATCATTAAAGAGTTACATTGGATATGTGAAATGGCATCAAATTAGATCTGGAAGAATTGCCCAAAAAGTAAATATATGTTACTGtctttgaaaaatgaataaaattcataatgtcttgtgtttctgggtattttttactttaaattactcaaaattacacaaatataaatatatgtatggTATAACAACAAACATCTGTACACACTTTTGGTTATGAGGGGCCGTTAGAGACATTATTCAGAATTATCATGCATATACATGTACTTTtcctctcacatacacatatgaaACCAAACTCATTCACATGCTATActgaaaaccacacacacatgcaactgAAATGCTCTCATTAAAACTATTGAAAAGCTTTCACACATACTAGTAAAATGTGCTCATATACACAGTTAAAATGCTCTCATATAGTATTGTCAAATCCTTTTATATAAACTATTGAAAAGCAATTACTATtgagaaaaataattttgtatGATGGAATTTCAGTATATTGTATCAGTGGATTTCAGTTAAAATGGAAGGTGATTGATAAAAGAGAGCGCATGCTGTTCATTTGTTAGCGACACTGATGTCTGTTCAATAGCTGCAAGTAGCCTTACCAAAGCAGCAGTGTTACTTAACAATATATTGGTGTCAGCGGACAACATCAGAACCCTGTCAAATTCAACAACAATTGGGCAGCAACTGACCGTTGCAACTCCAAGTGTGGACACACTGGTCACCTAGCATCCTGCCCGCCAACAGCATGCACTCGCTTTTCTCAGTCACCTTCCTGTTCACCTGAAATGCCTTCCCTTTTAAGTGAAATACTCTCATACAACATACTGAAATACCATcatacaaaattatttttttcaatggtAACTGTGAAAACTTTTCAATAGTGGGGtcctaaaaacacaaaatacaaaatataacatatacatacaaaGATGTCgttacataaaaaacatacacTTCAAATACGCAGATACAGACAGCTCGCTGACCATCTCCCACCCACACCCCCAACCCTCAGCAGTTGTACAAGAAACTAGACACAAGAAATGATCCGTAAAATCAGATCAGTTTCATCAGTACCGAGAGCACTTGAAACAATTTATCTTCTAattgcaaatacacacaaattaaaagcaTGAACAGGTTGTTTTAAGATGACAGGATAAAGAAgtcctgaagcagcagaaagaGTTAATAGATCTAAGAGAAAGAGGAACATCATTCCAGTCGGCTGGAGCTTTGTATTGAAAAGACCTGCGTCCGACTTCTTTAAAAATTctagtgacagaaaaaaagggatATTGTGTATGTCTGAGTAAATATGAAGATCTATATGGAACCAAAAATAGTTTCAAATAAGAAGGAAAATTAAAGTAAACACCTTTAAAGATGAACTGAACCCAGTGAAACTGCCTTCTAGCTTTAGGCTGCAACCAGTTAAGTGATTCATACATAAAGCAATGATGAGTTCTCTATGGGCACCTCAAAATAAATCTACGTAGAGAGTTACATACTACATTTAGGGGTCTAAGATAAATATCAGAGGTGTTCAGATAGACAATGTGAGCATAATCaattataagtaaaagtaacTGAGAGATTATTCTTTTTCTGACATGAAAAGCAATTAATTGAGCAATTGAGTGAGCTCTGACAACCATATGttcatttaataataaaatcaatgtgGGGCTTCAAGCAGAGTTCAGGGTCATTCCAAAGTCCAAGATATTTGAAGGAATCAACTCTCTGGAGGGGAGATCCATCATCAAAATTAATATGAAAGTCAAAGTGATATGAATGTCTGTGTCGCGTGCCAAATACCATGCTGCTGGACATCTTCTTATTCaatatgagtaaaaaaaaatgtaaagagttCTGGATCTGTAATATATCAGAGTTAGAAGTGTAAACaacagtgtcatcagcatatagATGAACAAGACAATTCAAGCATATTTGGGGTAAATCATTAATCAAGGGTGGAATTTCACTTCTCTTTTCTTACTAAATGAACTTTTACCCTGGAACTGGATAATGGTGAATTTACTGTTGATGAGCTCAGCAATAATATGCCAGGAGTGTCGACACAGAGCGATGTGCCAATAAATCATCTCTTACATGACTGATCTCAGCTAATCAGTCAAaatggagagaagagaaatCTCAGGTTGTAATTTTGATGGTGGATTTAACACACTGATTTGTCAAGAGGACTTGAACGGCGAGGAGCAACAAGGTACTTTAAAAgtcataatttacaaaatgcattcataaacatatttctgattctgtttgtttcattttagagcCTGGCACATTGGTGCAAATATGTTGAACTATACtaacaatttttttaaaaagtctgctGTTAGTTTTTACTGAGTGAATGTTTTGCATGGTTGTAATAGGATTTTTTGATCACATcaacattcaaatgtttttagaaTATGTACTATTTTGTTACTGTAGTTTGACACAGTGTCTTTTATAATGATTCTTCTCAACACATCCTGCTATTTCTTTTGTTACTCTGAGTCCCGTACTGTCAAAAAGGACTGGCCAGATAGCAGAGCGGACTGTATCAGTCGTGGAGCTGATCTGGTTGTGATCGATAATCAGGAGGAGCAGGTGGGTTGAAAACAGATAAGAGAGAGAGCGTAAAgtatatttcaataaaaatgttgaaatatgtatttaaacatttacattttacagttgtcTCTTTAAAAATATCAACTCCTTTGTATGCTCACAGACATTTGTGAGTAACAGCATTGACAGTATGAGAAGTGGCACTGACATGTGGGAGAACGGATTCTGGATCGGTCTCACTGACACAGGGACAGAGGGGATATGGGTCTGGATTAATAATGTCACTGAGGTGGAACAAAGGTGAGAGCTGCAGTATTTTACTCTTAATGCTGTATTAATTATGGATTATTATTGATCTCTTTCATTATTTCGGTGAGGATAAATGATGCCTTATCATCCCAAATAAAACTATACATAtctatttaattattttgattttcCAAAGGTACTGGATGGGTGGAGAACCAAACAACGGTTACCTGGGAGAGGATTGTGGTGTTACAGTTCCTAGCCCCTCTAATCCCTGGAAATCCCGGTATGATGGAAACTGCAACATTAAAGAGTTACATTGGATATGTGAAATGGCATCAAATTAGATCTGGAAAAATTGCCCAAAAAGTAAATATATGTTACTGtctttgaaaaatgaataaaattctCTAAAGttatgtcttgtgtttctgggtattttttactttaaattactcaaaattacacaaatataaacatatgtaTGGTATAACAACAAACATCCAGGTGTGGAACACCCTTATCAACAGTTAAATAATTGGACTGAGAACCTTGAAAGACAACACACTGACATCTATTATGGAGATAGGCATTAAACCAGAGGAGAGCATTTTGAGATAAACCAATAGAATAGAGCTTATCGAGGAGGAGGTAGTGATCAACCAAATCAAAAGCTTTGGAGAGATCAATAAAAATTGCACCTGTGAGTAGGCCTTTATCAAAGGAGGAGAACACATCATTGGTGAATTTTAGAAGGGCTGTTGTAGTGGAGAAATTACGTCTAAAACCTGATTGGGATGGAGATAGAATATTGCACATATTGATGTACTGATATAAGTAatcaaaaaaaagtttctcaaAAATGTTGGCAATGGTACAGATAACAGAGATTGGTCTGTAATTATTCACATCGAGTGGGTCTCCTCCTTTGAAAAGACAGACAACTCCGGCACATTTCTATATGGGAGGAATTGAACAAGTAGATAGAGacatattaaataaatcatcaaGGGGATACATTAGAACATGAGCTGCAAGTTTAACAAATGTAGCTTCCAAACCATCTGGACCAGTACTACTATTTTCTTTTAACTCATTTATACCACAAAAGACAGAATTTttctaaagaaaaaagaaccaTTAGGAGTGGTAGAATTTGAAGAGCCAGCCATATCATAAGAATTAAAGTGTTGGGAACAACAGATAGATAAGAAATGATGGTTAAAAGCATGAGAAATAAGTAGAGGATCAgtaatagtttcatttttaatacgTATCTGGTTTATGAGTTTTTTGTTAGTTTAACCAATTCCAACCAGacttcagtacagtacaggGCCTGAAACTAGATAACTGTGTGATTTACATGACTGTTTGTTGATTACTGAGAGGTATTGTGTTGCTGGGTCTGTTGAGATCAGCCACTGGGAATGTTCAGGGGACATACTGCAGTATGGTGTAGGGCCTTCTTGAAGTTTGGATTAACCTGCTCAGGGCTTCAGGGAAGTGTTCAAATTACTTAGCAGCCACAAAAAAGGCCTGTACTACCCCGGAAGAAACAAAATGTTGAGTTTTGAGTCCAAATTACCATAAACCTATTAGCTAACCGCTAATATCCCCAGGGCATCCTTAGTCATTGGCCTGACTGAAGGAGACATCAGTAAAGAAAGAGTTATTAAAGAGAGATGTTTATGatacttatttatttaactcTGAACTGTGCCTCTACTTGTTGATGTTTGCCAAAAATTATTTCTTACGGGAAAGTATAGTTATGTCATTGAACCAGTTGCTGAAAAGAGGAAATACCATAAACATGCATTACTTACAAGAATTtcacttctcttttctttctaaatGAACATTTACCCTGGAACTGGATAATGGAAAATTTACTGTTGATGAGCTCAGCAATAATATGCTAGGCGTGTCGACACAGAGCAATGTGCCAATAAGTCAACTCTTACGTGACTGATCTCAGCTAATCAGTCAAaatggagagaagagaaatCTCAGGTTGTAATTTTGATGGTGGATTTAACACACTGATTTGTCAAGAGGACTTGAACGGCGAGGAGCAACAAGGTACTTTAAAAgtcataatttacaaaatgcatTCATGAACATATTTctgattctgtttgtttcattttagagcCTGGCATATTGGTGCAAATATGTTGAACTATactaacaatttttttttaaagtctgctGTTAGTTTTTACTGAGTGAATGTTTTGCATGGTTGTAATAGGATTTTTTGATCACATcaacattcaaatgtttttagaaTATGTACTATTTTGTTACTGTAGTTTGACACAGTGTCTTTGATAATGATTCATTATATCTCTGTCTAGTGTCCATGTCCAATATGATACCTTCAAAACATTGTAGACTGGTTGCAGTGAGCCTGGCACTACTCGCTGCTGTTCTACTTCTAGCTGATATCAGCCTGGGAGTCCACTGTAAGTCAATGTCAGTGTGTGCAGTGCTTGGAATTATTGGTACCTTTgattaggactgcaactaaggattattttcctcatttattatttagcttgattaatctattagcTGTTTGGTCTGTATAACATCAGTAAATAGTGacaaatgtccatcacaatttcctagagCCCAAGTTGATGTCATcaattgatgtgttttgtttgaccaacagtccaaaatcaaaagatattcaatttactgtactgtaggaCAATAAAAAGCTGCAATGCCGCTCACATTTAGAAAACAGGAACCATTTTGGGTGGAAAATggacttaaacaattaattgatttagcctataaaatgcattattaaatgtttgctaattttctgttgatggactaatcaattaatcaacagcTTTAGCCTAAAGTAATATtgtcagattgcttgttttgtttgtatgttgaaAATATCTTTGACAAATATTAATACTGagcagtagggctgcaactaaccattgttttcattattgattaaactattTTCTCTATTGATGGATCAGTCGttaagtctataaaatatcagaaaatagtgaaaatgttgatcaccatttcccaaaacccaaCATGAAACCTAAAATATGACGAACGAAGAGTAAATCTATTCTATTATAGTGAGAGTAGGAACagagaaatgatctgtgattggtcaaatcATACAAACTTGTGGATTACAACCAACGGCAAACAGCCACAAGGTATTACATGCCCATGTATGCCTGATAAAAACCACATCTCCCAAGGACACAAGAAGGCAAGAGCCCTAACCTGTCTGTGGCTTTTGACCCTTTAACCTGTCCTGTTCACTCCCAGACCCAGGATGTTTATCTGAGCCTAAGCAAGAATGGAAAGAGAGGAGTGGGCCTCCTAAAACACATTCCTTCTCACAAGgacatacacacattaacaaagCAAATGATCATCCTTGCACAActctgcacattaaaatgataagccaACCCTTTGGTCTTTCATTACCTTTACAGTGTCAAATAACAAGGTAAACgcatgtagcagtaatccctgttagcaaaaagcagcagcttcagactacTCTGAACCCTAACCCCTGGGCCACACTGGATGCGGGAGCAGTGCGTGTGCGtcgcggaacctcttgcttttcatttcggcgcccctgttaacaggttagagtGTCCACACTGCCTGCGTGAGAGGCGCGTCACGCCAGGCTGCTGCGTC
It contains:
- the LOC122998960 gene encoding CD209 antigen-like protein B is translated as MENPWRKINFRHFLTRYEIFGQGGYTFPNYRLVILCLGLLNAVLLITAVAIGIKCAKVKEASLQVPHSAATELINELNYLSSNHSNVIEAEEEAKKALEAAIKNHEQLKLQIEQQKTINDGYQRQMEALRTEKTNLQTNISALEGTCGKCLPGWVLLNTSCYFFSYSESGTVKKDWKDSRADCISRGADLVVIDNQEEQTFVSNSIDSMRSGTDMWENGFWIGLTDTGTEGIWVWINNVTEVEQRYWMGGEPNNGYLGEDCGVTVPSPSNPWKTRYDGNCIIKELHWICEMASN